A stretch of the Dyella telluris genome encodes the following:
- the flgA gene encoding flagellar basal body P-ring formation chaperone FlgA: MIRRVLASLLLGALVVPAHAAEPAQAARAMAEQWLRGQYATPGSRVVAQAAELDTRTLELAPCPAALNASLQNGARLMPRMTVLVRCPGADGWTLHVPVQLQVFRQVLVLVHPLQRGDGVRADDVRMEERDITRLGYGFVSDPAELEGRTLSRALGVGSIVTPSALGGRSAVKAGDQVQLVSRLNGIEVRASGVALGSGDSGSRLRVRNGSSGKVIDAMVMAPGEVLALP, translated from the coding sequence GTGATCCGCCGCGTACTGGCCTCCCTGCTGCTCGGTGCCCTCGTGGTGCCCGCCCATGCCGCGGAGCCGGCACAGGCGGCGCGCGCGATGGCCGAGCAGTGGTTGCGCGGCCAGTACGCCACGCCCGGCAGCCGGGTGGTGGCCCAGGCAGCAGAACTGGACACGCGCACGCTGGAACTGGCGCCGTGCCCCGCCGCACTCAACGCCAGCCTGCAGAACGGCGCCCGCCTGATGCCCCGCATGACCGTGCTGGTGCGTTGCCCCGGCGCCGATGGCTGGACCCTGCACGTACCGGTACAGCTTCAGGTGTTCCGCCAGGTGCTGGTGCTGGTGCACCCGCTTCAGCGCGGCGACGGCGTCCGCGCGGACGACGTGCGCATGGAAGAACGCGACATCACGCGACTGGGCTACGGCTTCGTCAGCGACCCGGCGGAGCTGGAAGGACGTACCCTGTCGCGCGCCCTGGGCGTGGGCAGCATCGTCACCCCGTCCGCCCTGGGCGGGCGCAGCGCCGTGAAAGCGGGAGATCAGGTTCAGCTGGTATCCCGCCTCAACGGCATCGAGGTCCGCGCCAGCGGCGTCGCACTGGGCAGCGGGGACAGCGGATCGCGCCTGCGGGTACGCAACGGCAGCTCCGGCAAGGTGATCGACGCCATGGTGATGGCGCCAGGCGAGGTGCTGGCCCTGCCATGA
- the flgM gene encoding flagellar biosynthesis anti-sigma factor FlgM, giving the protein MNTTISNNGLPKLPQPATGQGSSSTQSPASTTSTDAATGSTGTNDRVQLTDSARALQEAARTTSGATMDTKKVEQIRQALANGTYKVDAGRIADRMMSLETQMNGKS; this is encoded by the coding sequence ATGAATACCACCATCTCAAACAACGGCTTGCCGAAGCTTCCCCAGCCCGCCACGGGTCAGGGCAGCAGTTCCACGCAGAGCCCCGCCAGCACGACGTCCACCGACGCCGCGACCGGCAGCACGGGCACGAACGACCGCGTGCAGCTGACCGACTCCGCCCGCGCACTGCAGGAAGCAGCCCGCACCACCAGCGGAGCCACCATGGACACCAAGAAAGTCGAGCAGATCCGCCAGGCGCTGGCGAACGGCACGTACAAGGTCGACGCCGGACGCATCGCCGATCGCATGATGTCCCTCGAAACACAGATGAACGGCAAATCATGA
- a CDS encoding flagella synthesis protein FlgN, protein MNPSLQAELDHALTAAVEEMRLAVGQLMDALHAERTALETADVDTLNQAGASKHELMLRLEQLDSERVQLSQGAPEASRALAPKWQEVLQSLRACQQLNQRNGTLVGIRLQQVRKALAVLTGNETEASVYGRAGDLRTSLRSQTLAEA, encoded by the coding sequence ATGAACCCCTCGCTGCAAGCCGAACTGGACCATGCCCTGACGGCCGCGGTCGAGGAGATGCGGCTGGCAGTGGGCCAATTGATGGACGCGCTCCATGCCGAGCGCACCGCCCTGGAAACGGCTGACGTCGACACGCTCAATCAGGCTGGCGCCAGCAAGCACGAACTGATGCTGCGGCTGGAACAGCTGGACAGCGAACGCGTGCAGCTCAGCCAGGGCGCACCGGAGGCCAGCCGCGCGCTGGCGCCGAAATGGCAAGAAGTCCTGCAGTCGCTGCGCGCCTGCCAGCAGCTCAACCAGCGCAACGGCACCCTGGTGGGTATCCGTCTGCAGCAGGTGCGCAAGGCGCTGGCGGTGCTGACCGGCAACGAGACGGAAGCTAGCGTGTACGGCCGCGCGGGAGACCTGCGCACGAGCCTGCGCTCGCAGACCCTCGCCGAAGCCTGA
- a CDS encoding EAL and HDOD domain-containing protein — translation MSEAAVISSAQDATAGSELPLPVIRLPMLDNKRELFAYEIVFQDAAESEDALMRRALATITDGALARLVRGNRTFLKLTHELLMEETDVLQHQPRFGVLLMPEAAADPALVERLARMAQRGCPLMLDAGDTTLEFNPAVEPLLKIVQFVRLDASKLDPATLRSRSEYLHARGTHVVAGHVDDHDTYHRCESLPLQAIQGQFLLKPEPVAVPVLAASRLSLLRLMKALQEGNPGPVELGQIVRDDAILSYKLLGCVNSAYFALPRQLKSVQQAAIFFGAARLRNWIYTMALSGTGDRPPELLRAALIRAHMAEKLAQGMPAEQREMAFTAGLFSLLDAMMEAPMDFVLWHLPLAREISTALLENKGPFAQLLDQIRAWEAGNLRGGEAQPQVIRRMAAIYLEATQWADHVYAFADQRPN, via the coding sequence ATGAGCGAAGCTGCGGTCATCTCCTCCGCCCAAGACGCCACCGCCGGCAGCGAACTGCCGTTGCCGGTCATTCGTCTGCCGATGCTGGACAACAAGCGCGAACTCTTCGCGTACGAAATCGTGTTCCAGGACGCCGCCGAAAGCGAAGACGCGCTGATGCGGCGCGCGCTCGCCACGATTACCGACGGCGCCCTCGCCCGCCTCGTGCGCGGCAACCGCACCTTCCTCAAGCTCACCCACGAGCTGCTGATGGAAGAAACCGACGTGCTGCAGCACCAGCCGCGCTTCGGCGTACTGCTGATGCCCGAAGCCGCGGCCGATCCTGCCCTGGTGGAACGCCTGGCGCGCATGGCGCAGCGCGGCTGCCCGCTGATGCTGGACGCCGGCGACACCACGCTGGAATTCAACCCGGCCGTCGAGCCCCTGCTGAAGATCGTGCAGTTCGTGCGCCTCGATGCCAGCAAGCTCGATCCCGCGACGCTGCGCTCGCGCAGCGAATACCTGCATGCGCGCGGCACCCACGTAGTGGCCGGCCACGTGGACGACCACGACACCTACCATCGCTGTGAGTCGCTGCCGCTCCAGGCGATCCAGGGCCAGTTCCTGCTCAAGCCCGAACCGGTTGCCGTGCCCGTGCTGGCCGCCAGCCGCCTGAGCCTGCTGCGCCTGATGAAGGCCCTGCAGGAAGGCAATCCGGGCCCGGTGGAGCTTGGCCAGATCGTGCGCGACGACGCCATCCTCAGCTACAAACTGCTCGGTTGCGTGAACTCCGCGTACTTCGCCCTGCCGCGTCAGCTCAAGTCAGTGCAGCAGGCCGCCATCTTCTTCGGCGCGGCCCGCCTGCGTAACTGGATCTACACCATGGCGCTGAGCGGCACCGGTGATCGTCCGCCGGAACTGCTGCGCGCCGCCCTGATTCGCGCACACATGGCCGAGAAACTGGCACAGGGCATGCCCGCCGAACAGCGCGAAATGGCCTTCACCGCCGGCCTGTTCTCGCTGCTCGACGCGATGATGGAAGCGCCGATGGATTTCGTGCTGTGGCATCTGCCGCTGGCGCGCGAGATCAGCACCGCGCTGCTGGAAAACAAGGGCCCGTTCGCGCAGTTGCTGGACCAGATCCGCGCGTGGGAAGCGGGCAACCTTCGCGGAGGCGAGGCGCAGCCGCAGGTGATTCGTCGCATGGCGGCGATTTACCTGGAAGCGACGCAGTGGGCGGATCACGTTTACGCGTTTGCGGATCAGCGGCCGAACTGA
- a CDS encoding cobalamin-binding protein: protein MTDFRNNADHYPQRIVCLTEEPTEVLYALGEEHRIVGISGFTVRPPRARKEKPKVSAFTSAKIDEILKLQPDFVIGFSDIQADIARDLIKAGVEVWISNHRSVDGILAYIRRLGAMVGAAEKADAYARKAEQQIARIEAAAAQFTRRPKVYFEEWDEPLITGIQWVAELVRVAGGDDVFPRMSGESLAKHRILADAGEVVRAAPDIILGSWCGKRFRPERVAAREGWEAIPAVRDGELHEIKSPIILQPGPAALFDGLEAMHGIFAEWERKQRG, encoded by the coding sequence GTGACTGATTTCCGCAACAACGCCGACCACTACCCGCAGCGCATCGTCTGCCTTACCGAAGAACCCACCGAGGTGCTGTACGCGCTCGGCGAGGAACACCGCATCGTCGGCATCTCCGGCTTCACCGTGCGTCCGCCGCGTGCGCGCAAGGAGAAACCCAAGGTGTCCGCGTTCACCAGCGCGAAGATCGACGAGATCCTCAAGCTGCAGCCGGATTTCGTGATCGGGTTTTCCGATATCCAGGCCGACATTGCGCGTGATCTGATCAAGGCGGGCGTGGAAGTGTGGATCAGCAACCATCGCAGCGTGGACGGGATTCTTGCCTATATCCGGCGCCTGGGTGCCATGGTGGGTGCGGCAGAGAAAGCCGACGCTTATGCGCGCAAGGCCGAGCAGCAGATTGCGCGCATCGAGGCGGCGGCTGCGCAGTTCACCCGGCGGCCGAAAGTGTATTTCGAGGAGTGGGATGAGCCGTTGATCACGGGCATCCAATGGGTGGCCGAGCTGGTACGTGTTGCCGGTGGCGATGACGTGTTTCCGCGCATGTCGGGCGAATCGCTGGCGAAGCATCGCATTCTTGCCGACGCAGGCGAGGTGGTGCGCGCGGCGCCGGACATCATTCTTGGTTCATGGTGCGGGAAGCGGTTTCGTCCCGAACGCGTTGCGGCGCGTGAGGGTTGGGAGGCGATTCCTGCGGTGCGCGATGGTGAGCTGCATGAGATCAAGTCGCCGATTATTTTGCAGCCGGGGCCGGCGGCGTTGTTTGACGGGTTGGAGGCGATGCACGGGATTTTTGCCGAGTGGGAGCGGAAGCAGCGCGGCTGA
- a CDS encoding secondary thiamine-phosphate synthase enzyme YjbQ produces MRATPADHVAQHGFVVHTRGRGFTEITDKVGEVVSASGVHTGMANIFSLHTSCSLLISENADPTVRDDLERWFARAVPDGDGIFRHDEEGPDDMPAHVRAILTGVSLVVPVHAGKVQLGTWQGIYLWEHRLDPHQRKITVTVLGH; encoded by the coding sequence ATGCGTGCCACGCCCGCCGATCACGTCGCCCAGCATGGTTTCGTCGTTCACACGCGCGGCCGCGGCTTCACCGAAATCACCGACAAGGTGGGTGAAGTCGTTTCCGCCAGCGGCGTGCACACCGGCATGGCCAACATCTTCAGCCTGCACACCAGTTGTTCGCTGCTGATCAGCGAAAACGCCGACCCCACCGTGCGCGATGACCTCGAACGCTGGTTCGCGCGCGCCGTACCTGACGGCGACGGCATCTTCCGCCATGACGAGGAAGGCCCGGACGACATGCCCGCGCATGTGCGCGCCATCCTCACCGGCGTCAGCCTGGTGGTGCCGGTGCACGCGGGCAAGGTGCAACTGGGCACGTGGCAGGGCATCTATCTATGGGAACACCGTCTCGATCCGCATCAGCGCAAGATCACGGTGACCGTGCTGGGACATTGA
- the pdxH gene encoding pyridoxamine 5'-phosphate oxidase produces the protein MLKREILDTFVQLLDEAGKSGEPEPTAMSLASVDAAGRVSSRIVLLKGADERGFRFYTNYESDKGSQVEAHPQVALCFHWKQLRNAVQVRVEGVARKVQPEESDAYFATRPRESQLGAWASLQSQTLPDRETFEQRYARYEHEFEGRDVPRPPHWGGYVVEPDMVEFWYGAEYRLHERVRWSRHGQTWTSRLLYP, from the coding sequence ATGCTGAAACGAGAAATCCTTGACACTTTTGTGCAACTGCTTGACGAGGCCGGCAAGTCGGGAGAACCCGAACCGACCGCGATGAGCCTGGCCTCCGTTGACGCAGCGGGGCGCGTGAGCTCGCGCATCGTGCTGCTCAAGGGCGCCGACGAGCGGGGCTTCCGTTTCTACACCAACTACGAAAGCGACAAGGGCAGCCAGGTCGAGGCCCACCCGCAGGTGGCGCTGTGCTTCCACTGGAAGCAACTTCGCAACGCCGTGCAGGTGCGCGTGGAAGGCGTGGCGCGCAAGGTGCAGCCGGAAGAGTCGGATGCCTATTTCGCAACGCGCCCGCGCGAGAGCCAGCTCGGCGCATGGGCCTCGCTGCAGTCGCAGACCCTGCCCGATCGCGAAACGTTCGAGCAGCGCTACGCGCGCTACGAGCATGAATTCGAAGGCCGCGACGTGCCGCGTCCCCCGCACTGGGGCGGTTACGTGGTGGAGCCGGACATGGTGGAGTTCTGGTACGGCGCCGAATACAGGCTGCACGAACGGGTGCGCTGGAGTCGCCACGGCCAGACCTGGACGAGCCGCCTGCTTTACCCCTGA
- a CDS encoding kinase, whose translation MSPDASTQNSTLAGHLLDQYAGRIARSRRPYLLGLSGLQGSGKSTLAREMKAQAEARGWPTEVLSLDDFYYSRSEREVLAHQIHPLLKTRGVPGTHEIELLMSVLAALPQASDKLPVEHPRFDKGRDTRMTPSKWTKVTRPPKLVILEGWALGLRPQLVAALDAPVNALEREEDPEGTWRHWVNKQLRSYQPLWRKLDALIVLQAPSWDIVRKWRSEQEEELLARHAPLAMDAETMVRFLAHYERLSRHALATLPALADTTVEYDDNRHVIALHHG comes from the coding sequence ATGTCTCCAGATGCTAGCACGCAGAATTCGACCCTGGCCGGGCACCTGCTCGACCAGTATGCCGGGCGGATTGCCCGCTCCCGGCGCCCGTACCTGCTGGGCCTTTCCGGCCTGCAAGGCAGCGGCAAGAGCACCCTGGCGCGGGAGATGAAGGCCCAGGCCGAGGCCCGGGGCTGGCCCACCGAGGTGCTGTCGCTGGACGACTTCTATTATTCGCGAAGCGAACGTGAAGTCCTTGCTCACCAGATCCACCCCCTGCTGAAGACCCGCGGGGTGCCCGGCACACACGAGATCGAGCTGCTGATGTCGGTGCTGGCCGCGTTGCCGCAGGCATCCGACAAACTGCCGGTCGAACATCCGCGCTTCGACAAGGGGCGCGATACGCGCATGACACCGTCGAAGTGGACCAAGGTAACCCGCCCGCCCAAGCTGGTGATCCTGGAAGGCTGGGCGCTGGGCCTGCGCCCTCAGCTGGTGGCCGCGCTGGACGCTCCGGTGAACGCGCTGGAGCGCGAGGAAGACCCCGAAGGCACCTGGCGCCACTGGGTCAACAAGCAGCTGCGCAGCTACCAGCCGCTATGGCGCAAGCTGGACGCGCTGATCGTGCTGCAGGCACCCAGCTGGGACATCGTGCGCAAGTGGCGCAGCGAGCAGGAAGAAGAACTGCTGGCCCGCCACGCCCCCTTGGCGATGGACGCCGAAACCATGGTGCGCTTCCTCGCCCATTACGAACGCCTGAGCCGGCACGCGCTCGCCACGCTGCCGGCGCTGGCCGATACCACGGTGGAGTACGACGACAACCGCCACGTCATCGCCCTCCACCACGGTTGA
- a CDS encoding YbjQ family protein, protein MPNNISLHMVTTGNELPGHRIVRPMGIVRGITVRSRSVVGNLGAALQTLVGGNITIYTELCEKAREEAFELMLRHAAERGANAVVGMRYDANDVAEGVTEVLAYGTAVQVEPAV, encoded by the coding sequence ATGCCCAACAACATCTCGCTTCACATGGTTACCACCGGCAACGAGTTGCCGGGTCATCGCATCGTGCGTCCCATGGGTATCGTGCGCGGGATTACCGTGCGTTCGCGCAGCGTCGTGGGCAACCTCGGCGCGGCCTTGCAGACCCTGGTGGGCGGCAACATCACCATCTACACGGAGCTGTGCGAGAAGGCGCGCGAGGAAGCCTTCGAGCTGATGCTGCGCCATGCCGCAGAGCGTGGCGCGAATGCCGTGGTCGGCATGCGCTACGACGCCAACGATGTCGCCGAGGGTGTTACCGAAGTGCTGGCCTACGGCACCGCCGTGCAGGTGGAGCCGGCCGTGTAG
- a CDS encoding NAD-dependent epimerase/dehydratase family protein, whose product MSARVLVAGAGDVGLRVARLLRARGDAVWALRRGAVPPGEDGIRWIRGDLTRPDTLGEVPRDLSHIVYLPTPDARDEALYRAVFVDGLRHLLDRVDHATLQRLLFVSSSAVYGEHGDAWVDEETPPDPPGFNGRVLLEAEHQARQRAPSVVLRLAGLYGPGRLQLIERLRAGTARVPHDPPHWANRIHVDDAAAGIVHLLFLPHAQPLYLGVDDTPLPLDVLYGDLARRVHAPEPGEGAPPPGIGSKRLSNARLRASGFAPQWPDARDGYAALLKAADTSFPLT is encoded by the coding sequence ATGAGCGCACGGGTGCTGGTCGCCGGCGCAGGCGATGTGGGGCTGCGTGTGGCGCGGCTGCTGCGCGCGCGCGGCGATGCGGTGTGGGCGCTGCGGCGCGGCGCGGTGCCGCCCGGGGAGGATGGCATCCGCTGGATCCGAGGCGACCTGACCCGGCCCGACACGCTGGGCGAGGTGCCACGTGATCTCAGTCACATCGTTTACCTGCCCACGCCGGATGCGCGCGACGAGGCGCTCTATCGCGCGGTGTTCGTCGATGGCCTGCGGCATCTGCTTGATCGCGTGGATCACGCAACGTTGCAGCGGCTGCTGTTCGTATCCTCCAGCGCCGTCTATGGCGAGCACGGTGACGCCTGGGTCGATGAAGAGACGCCGCCCGATCCGCCCGGTTTCAATGGTCGCGTGTTGCTGGAGGCGGAGCATCAGGCCCGTCAGCGTGCACCCTCGGTGGTGCTGCGGCTGGCCGGGCTGTATGGGCCCGGTCGCCTGCAGCTGATCGAGCGGCTGCGGGCCGGCACGGCGCGGGTGCCGCATGATCCGCCGCACTGGGCCAACCGCATCCACGTCGATGACGCCGCGGCCGGCATCGTGCATCTGCTGTTCCTGCCGCATGCGCAGCCGCTTTACCTGGGCGTGGACGACACCCCGCTGCCTCTGGATGTGCTCTATGGCGATCTTGCGCGGCGCGTGCATGCACCGGAGCCCGGGGAGGGCGCGCCGCCGCCGGGTATCGGCAGCAAGCGATTGAGCAATGCGCGCCTGCGCGCCAGCGGCTTCGCGCCGCAATGGCCGGATGCGCGCGATGGTTATGCGGCGTTGCTGAAGGCCGCAGACACTTCTTTTCCACTCACGTGA
- a CDS encoding shikimate kinase has translation MNPSCNLFIVGPTGAGKTTIGRRLADHYGLSFVDLDQEIERVCGVPVSTVFEIEGEAGFRQRESMLLAECSARGGVVMATGAGAVLDAANRRLLAERGYVLWLQATLEQQLERLAQDRARPLLAGVDRAERLTTMAQKRTSLYEEVADLAIPGEHETVHAASARSILLIDQYWQRQHAA, from the coding sequence ATGAATCCATCGTGCAACCTGTTCATCGTCGGCCCCACCGGCGCCGGCAAGACGACCATCGGGCGTCGGCTGGCGGACCATTATGGGCTGAGCTTCGTCGATCTCGACCAGGAGATCGAGCGGGTCTGCGGTGTGCCGGTCAGCACCGTGTTCGAGATCGAGGGCGAGGCGGGCTTCCGCCAGCGCGAAAGCATGCTGCTGGCCGAGTGCAGCGCGCGCGGCGGCGTGGTGATGGCCACCGGCGCCGGTGCGGTGCTGGATGCGGCCAATCGCCGGCTGCTGGCCGAGCGCGGCTACGTGCTGTGGCTGCAGGCCACGCTGGAACAACAGCTGGAACGCCTGGCACAGGATCGCGCACGCCCCCTGCTGGCCGGCGTGGACCGCGCCGAACGACTGACCACCATGGCGCAGAAGCGCACGTCCCTCTACGAGGAAGTGGCGGACCTCGCCATCCCCGGCGAGCACGAAACCGTCCACGCGGCCAGTGCACGCAGCATCCTCCTGATCGACCAATACTGGCAGCGACAACACGCAGCATGA
- the aroB gene encoding 3-dehydroquinate synthase, protein MTTTPRTIDVVLGDRSYPVWIGPGLLNDHARWRAALRGRHALVISNTTVAPLYLERIAAGFEGLSWSSFLIDDGEAHKTFANVGLALDALARLGATRDACVIALGGGVVGDLAGFSAACWMRGIDFIQMPTTLLSMVDSSVGGKTGVNLPAGKNLVGAFHQPRAVIADTDALTTLPDREYRAGLAEVIKGAAIGDPAFFAWLEANAAALNARETGPLIEAIARKVQYKAGVVARDETEQGERALLNLGHTFGHALETAGKYKVLLHGEGVAVGMLLAAQLSERLGMSEVADTARLHRLLDAVGLPTAIPAGMDPAQLLALMRLDKKNLAGTLRLILWRGIGRAEIVGGVDEAQVMAVLEAAVR, encoded by the coding sequence ATGACCACTACGCCCCGCACCATCGACGTCGTCCTTGGCGACCGCAGCTACCCCGTCTGGATCGGCCCCGGCCTGCTCAACGACCACGCCCGCTGGCGCGCCGCGTTGCGCGGCCGGCATGCGCTGGTGATCAGCAACACCACCGTGGCCCCGCTCTATCTGGAGCGCATCGCCGCAGGGTTCGAAGGCCTGAGCTGGTCATCGTTCCTGATCGACGACGGCGAGGCGCACAAGACCTTCGCCAACGTCGGACTGGCGCTGGATGCGCTGGCCAGGCTGGGCGCCACGCGTGATGCCTGCGTCATCGCACTGGGCGGCGGCGTGGTCGGCGACCTCGCCGGCTTCAGCGCGGCCTGCTGGATGCGCGGCATCGACTTCATCCAGATGCCCACCACCCTGCTGTCGATGGTCGACTCCTCCGTGGGCGGCAAGACCGGCGTGAACCTGCCCGCCGGCAAGAACCTGGTCGGGGCGTTTCATCAGCCGCGTGCCGTCATTGCCGACACCGATGCCCTGACCACCCTGCCCGACCGCGAATACCGCGCGGGCCTGGCCGAGGTGATCAAGGGCGCGGCCATTGGCGACCCGGCCTTCTTCGCCTGGCTGGAAGCCAACGCTGCCGCGCTGAATGCACGCGAGACCGGCCCGCTGATCGAGGCCATCGCGCGCAAGGTGCAGTACAAGGCCGGCGTGGTGGCGCGCGATGAAACCGAACAGGGCGAACGCGCCCTGCTCAACCTGGGCCACACCTTTGGCCACGCGCTGGAAACCGCCGGCAAATACAAAGTGCTGCTGCACGGTGAAGGCGTGGCCGTGGGCATGCTGCTGGCCGCGCAGTTGTCCGAGCGCCTTGGCATGAGCGAAGTGGCCGACACGGCGCGCCTGCATCGCCTGCTCGATGCCGTAGGCCTGCCCACCGCGATCCCCGCCGGGATGGACCCGGCGCAGCTGCTGGCACTGATGCGGCTGGACAAGAAGAACCTGGCCGGCACGTTGCGGCTGATCCTGTGGCGGGGCATTGGCCGCGCGGAGATCGTCGGTGGCGTGGATGAGGCGCAGGTGATGGCGGTACTGGAGGCGGCGGTTCGCTGA
- a CDS encoding WGR domain-containing protein, whose protein sequence is MRLYLQAVTATTEAPRYVQIVLEQDLLGGWTLYRESGVQGGKATLKREQFLERDDALAAFEKARDAQIKRGFRVMFSQGQDGPYGG, encoded by the coding sequence ATGCGCCTTTATCTGCAAGCCGTGACCGCGACCACCGAAGCGCCGCGCTACGTCCAGATCGTGCTGGAGCAGGATTTGCTGGGCGGCTGGACGCTGTATCGCGAATCGGGCGTACAGGGCGGCAAGGCCACGCTCAAGCGCGAACAGTTCCTGGAGCGCGACGACGCACTCGCCGCGTTCGAAAAGGCACGCGATGCGCAGATCAAGCGCGGCTTCCGCGTGATGTTCAGCCAGGGGCAGGACGGCCCCTACGGGGGTTGA
- the hemE gene encoding uroporphyrinogen decarboxylase, which produces MTEALQNDRFLRALRREATDTTPVWVMRQAGRYLPEYRATRARAGSFMALAQSPELACEVTLQPLERFELDAAILFSDILTIPDAMGLGLSFAHGEGPQFAHPVRTRADVEKLGVPDMEGELRYVMDAVRVIRRELHGRVPLIGFSGSPWTLACYMVEGQGSRDFARLKAMCWNEPTLAHRLLDTLAHSVAAYLIAQAAAGAQALMVFDTWGGLLGPAAFREFSLRYMAQVVEALKAHPASRDLPLILFSKGAGQHLGALADTGCAGLGVDWTIDLADARQAVAGRVALQGNLDPAVLLASPDVIRREVRRVMDSYGNHPGHVFNLGHGITPEVNPEHVKVLVDEVHAYGRQLRG; this is translated from the coding sequence ATGACCGAAGCGCTCCAGAACGACCGTTTCCTGCGCGCCCTGCGTCGCGAAGCCACCGACACCACGCCCGTGTGGGTCATGCGCCAGGCCGGTCGCTACCTGCCGGAATACCGCGCCACCCGCGCCCGCGCCGGCAGCTTCATGGCGCTGGCCCAGAGCCCCGAGCTGGCCTGCGAGGTGACGCTGCAGCCGCTGGAGCGTTTCGAGCTGGATGCGGCCATCCTGTTTTCCGACATCCTCACCATCCCCGATGCCATGGGCCTGGGCCTGAGCTTTGCGCATGGCGAGGGCCCGCAGTTCGCCCACCCGGTACGCACGCGGGCCGACGTCGAAAAGCTCGGTGTGCCCGACATGGAAGGCGAGCTGCGCTACGTGATGGATGCGGTGCGCGTGATCCGCCGCGAACTGCACGGCCGCGTACCCCTGATCGGCTTCTCCGGCAGCCCGTGGACGCTGGCCTGCTACATGGTGGAAGGCCAGGGTTCGCGCGACTTTGCCCGCCTGAAGGCCATGTGCTGGAACGAGCCCACCCTCGCCCACCGCCTGCTCGATACGCTGGCCCATTCCGTGGCCGCTTACCTGATTGCCCAGGCCGCCGCCGGCGCCCAGGCGCTGATGGTGTTCGACACCTGGGGCGGCCTGCTCGGCCCCGCTGCCTTCCGTGAATTCTCGCTGCGCTATATGGCGCAGGTCGTCGAGGCGCTGAAGGCCCACCCGGCCAGCCGCGACCTGCCGTTGATCCTGTTCTCCAAGGGCGCCGGCCAGCACCTGGGCGCCCTGGCCGATACCGGCTGCGCCGGCCTGGGCGTGGACTGGACCATCGACCTGGCCGACGCCCGCCAGGCCGTCGCCGGCCGCGTTGCCCTGCAGGGCAACCTGGACCCGGCCGTGCTGCTGGCCAGCCCCGACGTGATCCGGCGCGAAGTGCGCCGTGTGATGGACAGCTACGGCAACCACCCGGGCCACGTGTTCAACCTGGGGCATGGGATTACGCCGGAGGTGAATCCGGAGCACGTGAAGGTGCTGGTGGATGAGGTTCATGCCTATGGGCGGCAACTGCGCGGTTGA